The Gracilibacillus caseinilyticus genome segment ACTTAATGCAGGTCGATCAATCCCTTTAATACGACCAACTATAAACAATCCGGCACTCATTAGTGCACCAGTGTTACCGGCTGATATACAAGCGTCAGCTCGACCAGTTTTGACTTCGTTTGCCATTAACACCATGGAGGCATTTTTTTTGCGACGAACTGCTTTTACTGGTTCATCTTCACTTGTTATTTTTTCTGTGGTATGTATGATGTCAACTCGGTTGTTACTTTTCAGATAGGGTTTCATTGCATTTTCATCACCTATTAGTGTTAAATGAAGCTGATCAAAATGTTCGATGGCTTTCATCGCACCAAGAACGATTTCCTTCGGTGCATGGTCACCACCCATCGCATCTATTGCAATTCTCATGATTGTTCCCCTTCCTTATTGTCATTCGAACGAAACATTTCAAAGAGTCCCGTAAAGACTGTTTCATTATCAACATAACTTTGGATTTCAACAGCAGTACGGTTGGAAGACGTTACTTCTATCACTCTTGCTTTTGCGATCACTCTCTCACCTTGCACCACTTGTCGGGTGAATTTAATATCAGCATTTGCTGTCAATGCTAATTCATCATTGATGACAGCAACCGCAAGTGAATTAGCCTGAGCAAACAAATGGTGGCCTCGGGCAATTTTATTTCGTGAAAAAACATGTTCTGCTGTTATATCCAGAATAGAAATAGCTCGGTTATCTAACTCCAGATCTATAATTTCACCGATCACTTCATCAATCGGCAAAGCTTTCACTGTTTCATTCCAATTATTCGTTGCGACTGATTTAATTCGTTCTCTCAGCTCAGGTATATTTAGTTCCATTCGATCCAGCCGTATGGTCTGGATACTGACCTCAAACATTTTCGCTAACGCTTCATCGGTAATAAACGGTTTTTCTTCAATCGTATCCTTTAGCAATAATTGCCGTTCTTTTTTGTTCCGTTTCATGTACTCCACCGTCCATTTACATGTCATCCGCTTTTTTACAAAGATTTATGACTAGGTACTAATAGTAATATATAATACCATCGTCATTTATGCAAGTGTCTGCTTATCTAAATCTAATTCTTTCTGCAAATAATTGAATAAATCCTGATAATCAGGATCCTTCCAAAATTGATGTTCTACCAGCTCGATTGCATCTGTACGAGCTGTTTCCAATGCACGGTAATCGTGAACAAGATCCGCTAATTTAAACTCAGGAAGACCACTCTGTTTCACACCAAAAAGATCACCGGGACCTCTTAACTCAAGATCTCGTTCAGCCAATTCGAACCCATCTGTTGTTTCCGTCATGATCCTCATCCGTTCTTTTCCTGTTTCACCTTTAGGATCAGCTACTAATATACAGTAACTCTGTTTATCCCCTCTACCAACACGCCCCCTCAGCTGATGGAGCTGTGACAGACCGAAACGATCGGCATCCTGAATCATCATGACCGTGGCATTTGGCACATTAACACCTACTTCTACGACAGTAGTAGAAACTAAAATTTGTACATTGTTAGAAGCGAAATCAAGCATTACTTGTTCTTTTTCTTCTGTAGATAATCTACCGTGCATTAATCCAACTGTTGCCTTTCCTTGAAGCACTTCCTGTAATTGAGCAAAAAGGTCTAAAGCATTTTGGATATCTAATTTATCCGACTCCTCAATTAATGGACAAATAATATAAGCTTGCGAACCTTTTTTTATTTCTTTATAGATAAAATTCACGGTTCGTTCAAACATATTTTGTTTTACCCAATATGTTTCAACTGGTTTTCTCCCCTTGGGCATTTCATCAATTTTGGATACATCCATATCACCGAATGCAGTAATGGATAACGTTCGGGGAATCGGTGTAGCGGTCATATACAGCATATCAGCGAGAATACCTTTTTCCCTTAACGTATTGCGCTGATGAACACCAAATCGATGCTGTTCATCTATGATGACATAAGCCAAATCACGAAAATGCACATCATCTTGAATCAGAGCATGAGTACCGATCACCACCTGACAACTTCCATCCTCTACCTCAGACAGAATCTGTTGTCTTTTCTTACCTTTGATTGATCCGGTCAATCGATGGATCGTCACTTCCTTCGGTAATAATTCTTTCAGTGATGCTTCATGCTGTTCAGCAAGAATTTCTGTTGGTACCATAAAGGCGACTTGCTTACCGGCAGTCACTGTCCCATACAGACTGATTACTGCTACGGCTGTCTTCCCTGAACCTACATCTCCTTGCAGCAACCGATTCATGCGGTATGGGGAATGCAAATCCTGAAAAATATCAGTAAGTGATTTTTTTTGAGCTTCCGTAAGGGTAAAGGGAAACTGCTGTATTAATTGTTTTACTTGCTCCATGTTAATGACTTGCGCATTTCCTTCTGTGGCTTCGCGATTCCGTTTTCGATAAAGTTGCATTTTGATTTGAAATAACAATAATTCTTCATAGATAAAACGTCGTTTCGCATGCTTAAGCTGCTGAAATGAACTTGGAAAATGCATTTCTGAAAAGCCGGTGACTCGATCTGGCAGCTTGTACTTTGTTAAAAATGGGGCTGGCATAAACTCGCTGATTTCTTCTTGATAATCTTGTATTGTTTGCTTGATTATTTTTTGAAATTGCGCATTTTTTATGTCACCTTTTGAAGAATATATCGGAGAGATCGGATTATCGGCATTCATACTGCCTTTCTTATACTGATCAATGGTTATTTGCAACCGGTGCTGATCCCATTTTCCATTGACAGAGATCGTATCGCCAGCTACAAAGTGTTTTTTGGCAAATGGCCTATTGAACATAACACCTTTGACGACCGCGCCATCGACCCGAATATTGACTGTCAGACGAGATTTTTTTCGACCATAAAACGTGACCATTGGCTCCTGCAATACTTCTCCTACTATCGTCACTTTTTCATTATGGATCAATTCATGGAGCGGTTTCTGTTCATAATGGTCATAACGGTTAGGGAAATAATACAAAAGGTCTTCTACTGTATGAATATTTATCTGTTCCAATGTTTCGGCCAATTTTGGTCCAACACCTTTTATTTGTTCCACGGATAGTTGATTCATGGTATTCACTCTCACTTACTTCAACATAATTTAGATAGATATCTTTCATCTTTAAATAAATAAAAATGGCTGTCCAAAAGGTTCCATGCTGTACTGTCAACACTGCTTGCTCCTACAATGGAGCATGTCTACTAACTTTTCCTCAAAAAAGCAAGTGTTCAGTAGCTTCTCTGCTTATGGAGAAAGAAGCGACTGACAATCGATTTGTGTTTATGCCAGCATTCAATTGCCTAAAACCTTCTAAGACAGCCTGAATTCTATTTACTCTACCGAAAAAATATAAGAATAAATTGGTTGGTCCCCTTGATGTACCTCAATCTCTACATCTTCAAATTCAGCTTCAATAAATGCGATGATTGCTTGTGCTTCTTCTTCAGATGACTCTTGGCCACGTATAACGGTAACAATTTCGTCCTCATCAGGATCAATCAGGTCTGTTAATAATGACTTAATAACGGTTAGCTGATCGGCATTGGTTACTTTAATTTTACCATCTGCAAGTCCCATATAGTGTCCGTTCTCAATGGTCATTCCGTCGATTTGCGTATCCCTGACTGCATAAGTAATTTGACCTGTCTTCACATGTTTGCTTGCTTCAGCCATCGCCTCTTTATTATCTGTTAGAGAGTTCTCCGGGTTATAAGAAAGCATCGCAGCCATACCTTGAGGGATCGTTTTAGTCGGCACCACAGCAACATTTACTTCTGCTAATTCTGCTGCTTGTTCCGCTGCCATCACAATATTTTTATTATTAGGTAAAACAATTACATTCTCAGCATTAGCTTCCGTAATTGCATTAGCTATATCTTGTGTGCTCGGATTCATAGTTTGTCCACCTTGAATGACAACTGTTGCTCCTAAGCTCTTTAATAAATCAGCTAATCCCGTTCCCATCGCAACGGTTACAACACCAAACGGTTGCTTCACTTTTGGTTTTTCCTGTTGTGGTTCTACTATTTTTGAATGCTGTTCACGCATATTTTCCACTTTTAAACTAATGAAGCTACCGAAACGTTGCCCCAAATTAAACACATCACCTGGATATTCAGCATGGATATGCACTTTTACGATTTCATCATCTGAAACCACTAATAAGGAATCGCCATGTTCGCTAAGCTCTTCTCTAAACTTCGCTTCATCATAAGGCTGTTCTTTTAACTTGTCTTCTTCAAAACGCACCATAAATTCCGTGCAATAACCAAATTCTATGTCATCCGTACTCATGTAATCCTGTGCCAGCTTATGGTGCTCAGCATTGACAAGGTCATCTAAATCCATCGTTTCATCTTGTGACTGCGGGACTTCTTCCCCTTTCAATCCAGCCAAAAACCCTTCATAGATAACGACTAAACCCTGTCCTCCACTATCAACTACGCCAACCTCTTTCAGAACGGGTAATAAGTCAGGAGTTCGTTTCAATGATTTCTTGGCAGCTTGGACTACTTTCTCCAAGAATATTTCGATGTCTTTTTCTTGTTTTGCAATTTCTTTTGCATCATGAGCTGTATCTTTGGCAACCGTGAGAATTGTACCTTCGACCGGTTTCATTACAGCTTTATAAGCCGTATTTACACCGCTATCAAGAGCCGTCACAAAACTGTCTATATCTAATTCTTCTTTGCCCTCCAACCCTTTGGCAAAACCTCTGAAAATCTGTGACAAAATTACACCTGAGTTACCTCTAGCTCCCATAAGCAGACCTTTAGCAAAAGCATTGGCCACCTCTGATACACTATCCTTATTCGCCTTCTTTACTTCAGTCGCTCCAGAAGTTATCGATAAATTCATATTTGTTCCAGTATCACCATCAGGTACTGGAAAAACATTCAATGCATCAATCTTATCTGCATTATTTGACAGGTGTGTAGCCCCTGTTATGACCATATTAGCAAATAATGCTGCGTCAATATTTTTATGCGTCACTTGCATGTTCCTCCCTCTGCTCCATTTCCAATATATAATCTACTTAGCAGGAATTGTTCTCACAAAACTTCCTTAATCCTGAATCACACGTACACCCTGAATATAAATATTAATAGAATTTATTTTTAGACCAAGCGTTTTTTCAAGGTTATATTTTACCTGTGATTGAACATTATGTGCAACTTCCGAAATTTTCGTGCCATAACTGACTATGATATACATGTCAATGTGCACGGCCTCCCCTTCTTGCCGAACAATCACACCTCTTGAAAAATTCTCTTTTCTTAATATTTCTGCTATCCCGTCACGCAATTGCTTCTTCGATGCCATTCCAACAATTCCATAGCATTCAATAGCAGCGCCTCCTGCTATCGTTGCAATTACCTCATTTGTAATGGTCACATGACCATCTGCAGTAGTTAATTCAATAGACATCCTTCATCCTCCTTTATGTATAGATAAAAGAAAAGTGCTTTTGAGATTTTCAAGCTTTATATAGTTAACGGCTTAGTTAACGGCTGTTTTCAATTACATGAGAAATAAGGGTATTCCATTATAGAATGTATGAAAATCACCTTCATGTCAAGCAATCTCATTATATTTTCCTATAGTTGTTTGTTCCTGCTACAGTTTAGGGCGATGTCTTTAAATTTATATTATATTTGATAAATCAAATTGCAAAAAGAACCAATATATGATAAATTAGATAAGTATGAATTGAGTTAGTGTAGTAGGAGGGAACAAATTATGGGACGTAAATGTGTCGTAACTGGTCGTAAAACGACTTCAGGAAATAAACGTTCACACGCTATGAATGCAAATAAGCGTAATTGGAAAGCAAACGTACAGAAAGTTAGAATCATGGTTGACGGTAAACCTCAACGTGTATATGTTTCTGCTCGTGCGCTTAAATCTGGCAAAGTAGAACGCGTATAATTTATGAATAACTTGTGAAATGGCTCCTGTTCAGCAGGGGCCTTTTTCATAGGTGAAAAAGCAGACAATTACAGCCACAAAAGCGAAATTCAGAAGCAATCATGCTCATTAAGAAATGAAAATTGGGTGCTTATAATACGGGTTATGTCAACTAGCTCTGGGCCATTTTAATATTTATTTGTGTGCTGGGATATCGCTCCGGCCAACCACTTCGCATCCTGTGGGGCACGGCTTCAGCTAGGCTACTACTCGAACAACTCCTTTTCTGCCTTAGCTTACTTCGAAGTGATACTAGCAGCCACAGGCACATACAAAGTGGTCTCCGTGTCCGAAAATCCCGCAGGAAAGTGTTTTTCTTTCCGAGGAAGTTGAGGCCGACCCCACAGGACGCGGAGCATATTTCCGGATTACCACATTGTCATATAGTTCAATTTACATAATCCGTATTATAGGTAGTAGTTGTTGAGAAATGGGTTTAAATAATGAATCCAGTGAACATGTTTCCGAAGCTTCGCCGGACTCACTGTCTACCAATATAAATCTGTTTCATAGTTAAGGAAAAGACCGGGCGATTGCCCGGTCTTTTCTTATCTAGCTACGTAAACAAACACTTTGATAAATATACAATAATAGCATGCAACTTCCACTGGCTGGCAACAGTCAACAAGTCGGACATCTGTAATTGTGCGCCTGCTCGAAAGCTGGCAATACAGATGTCATTCCCTACTGTCAATCAGAGCTTGCTTATTTTTTGCCAGATCCCAACAATGCTCGGATGAATCCTCCAAGAAAACGTGGGAGTTTAATCGTATAGAATTTCATCATACCCCTCCTCTTCACTCCAGAAGACATAAACACTTTTTGTTCAGTTGTAAATCTGTTCTTATACAGCTTATGAGGAGACACGCCTAAATTTGCATAGGTTTCAATATTTATTGAATAATTTACGTCGGTTCCTCCTCCGTACTCTTTATCATTATTAATATGCCATCATTAAATAAAAAAGTACCTTGAGAACCAATTATTTTATTAGAGATACATCGAGTACTCCCCCACGTTAACGTGTAATCTTCCAAAGGGTATGCGAAATCACGCAATGTCAATCCTTCGACATGCTGGGATAGAGTGACAAAAGAAATCAGTTCGGAAGCTTTTGCCTCGACTCTGTAAGTACCAGGTTTATAAATAGAAATAGCATTATGCCGATCAAACAGTATAGCCTTAATATTTTTTTCTAATAACAAGTATAGCAACTGTAAATTGGCCATTTCATGATCCAATCGTTTGCCTGTAGCACCAAAAAGCGAAATGGATTCGGGCTCAAGAAGAAGTGCATGAGAAACAGCCAATTCTAAATCAGTTTCATCTTTTGCTGATGGATATTCTTGATACCTAGCAGCATGTTGCTGTACCAGTTTCTTTTCGTCCAAGGTAATAGAATCAAAATCACCAATTGCCATATCAAGCGGAAGTTCGCTTCTCACTATATATAAGGCACCTTTATCAGCCCCTATCCAATAATCAACAGCAGATTGATGTGTGGTTAATAGGCTTAACGTTTGTTCAGGACCACCTGCGACAATACCAATGTGCATAATGAACAGCCTTTCTACACGAATTACTCATGATTTCGTATTTTTTCGATAGCACCCTGACGATCTTGTTCATTAAAAATGGCGCTGCCGGCAACTAATACATCTACTCCGGCATCAATACATTGCTTAGCTGTCATTTCGTTTACGCCACCATCAACCTCGATTTCGAAAGCTAATCCTAATTCTTCTCTCCATTGAACAGCTTGCTGTACCTTTTCTAAGACTTCCGGAATAAAAACTTGCCCACCGAATCCAGGGTTGACAGTCATAAACAGAACAAGGTCGATATTTTTTAAAATTGGTTTAATCATTTCCACTGGTGTGGCAGGGTTAACAACGACACCTGGCTTCACACCAGCTTCCTTAATCAAATGGATAGTACGATGTAAATGCCTGCATGCTTCCACATGTACCGTTATAATATCTGCACCAGCATCGGCAAAATCATGAATATAGCGATCCGGCTCCTCAATCATAAGGTGAACGTCTAGTGTGGCATCCGTTAATGGACGAATGGATGATAGAACAACTGGTCCAAACGTAATATTAGGAACAAAATGTCCATCCATGACATCTACATGGATGTAGTCTGCTCCTCCTTGTATAACGTCTTCGATTTCCTCTTTCAAAATAGAAAAATTCGCAGATAATATCGATGGTGCGATTTTCGTGCTCATATTAATACCTCGGCTTTCTATTTTTTATTTCTTCGACGAATTGCAAATAATTTTGGTAGCGATCATCTAAGATTTCACCTTTATCCAATGCTGCTTTCACAGCACATTTAGGTTCTTTAATATGCATACAACCTCTGAATTTGCATTGATTTTGCAGTTCAACAAATTCAGGGAAGCATTCTGGCAAGACTTCTAACTTAATTTCTTTAAAGTCTAGCGCACTGAACCCTGGGGTATCTG includes the following:
- the fapR gene encoding transcription factor FapR codes for the protein MKRNKKERQLLLKDTIEEKPFITDEALAKMFEVSIQTIRLDRMELNIPELRERIKSVATNNWNETVKALPIDEVIGEIIDLELDNRAISILDITAEHVFSRNKIARGHHLFAQANSLAVAVINDELALTANADIKFTRQVVQGERVIAKARVIEVTSSNRTAVEIQSYVDNETVFTGLFEMFRSNDNKEGEQS
- the recG gene encoding ATP-dependent DNA helicase RecG; translated protein: MNQLSVEQIKGVGPKLAETLEQINIHTVEDLLYYFPNRYDHYEQKPLHELIHNEKVTIVGEVLQEPMVTFYGRKKSRLTVNIRVDGAVVKGVMFNRPFAKKHFVAGDTISVNGKWDQHRLQITIDQYKKGSMNADNPISPIYSSKGDIKNAQFQKIIKQTIQDYQEEISEFMPAPFLTKYKLPDRVTGFSEMHFPSSFQQLKHAKRRFIYEELLLFQIKMQLYRKRNREATEGNAQVINMEQVKQLIQQFPFTLTEAQKKSLTDIFQDLHSPYRMNRLLQGDVGSGKTAVAVISLYGTVTAGKQVAFMVPTEILAEQHEASLKELLPKEVTIHRLTGSIKGKKRQQILSEVEDGSCQVVIGTHALIQDDVHFRDLAYVIIDEQHRFGVHQRNTLREKGILADMLYMTATPIPRTLSITAFGDMDVSKIDEMPKGRKPVETYWVKQNMFERTVNFIYKEIKKGSQAYIICPLIEESDKLDIQNALDLFAQLQEVLQGKATVGLMHGRLSTEEKEQVMLDFASNNVQILVSTTVVEVGVNVPNATVMMIQDADRFGLSQLHQLRGRVGRGDKQSYCILVADPKGETGKERMRIMTETTDGFELAERDLELRGPGDLFGVKQSGLPEFKLADLVHDYRALETARTDAIELVEHQFWKDPDYQDLFNYLQKELDLDKQTLA
- the rpmB gene encoding 50S ribosomal protein L28, which produces MGRKCVVTGRKTTSGNKRSHAMNANKRNWKANVQKVRIMVDGKPQRVYVSARALKSGKVERV
- the spoVM gene encoding stage V sporulation protein SpoVM, whose protein sequence is MKFYTIKLPRFLGGFIRALLGSGKK
- a CDS encoding thiamine diphosphokinase → MHIGIVAGGPEQTLSLLTTHQSAVDYWIGADKGALYIVRSELPLDMAIGDFDSITLDEKKLVQQHAARYQEYPSAKDETDLELAVSHALLLEPESISLFGATGKRLDHEMANLQLLYLLLEKNIKAILFDRHNAISIYKPGTYRVEAKASELISFVTLSQHVEGLTLRDFAYPLEDYTLTWGSTRCISNKIIGSQGTFLFNDGILIMIKSTEEEPT
- the rpe gene encoding ribulose-phosphate 3-epimerase encodes the protein MSTKIAPSILSANFSILKEEIEDVIQGGADYIHVDVMDGHFVPNITFGPVVLSSIRPLTDATLDVHLMIEEPDRYIHDFADAGADIITVHVEACRHLHRTIHLIKEAGVKPGVVVNPATPVEMIKPILKNIDLVLFMTVNPGFGGQVFIPEVLEKVQQAVQWREELGLAFEIEVDGGVNEMTAKQCIDAGVDVLVAGSAIFNEQDRQGAIEKIRNHE
- a CDS encoding DAK2 domain-containing protein; translated protein: MTHKNIDAALFANMVITGATHLSNNADKIDALNVFPVPDGDTGTNMNLSITSGATEVKKANKDSVSEVANAFAKGLLMGARGNSGVILSQIFRGFAKGLEGKEELDIDSFVTALDSGVNTAYKAVMKPVEGTILTVAKDTAHDAKEIAKQEKDIEIFLEKVVQAAKKSLKRTPDLLPVLKEVGVVDSGGQGLVVIYEGFLAGLKGEEVPQSQDETMDLDDLVNAEHHKLAQDYMSTDDIEFGYCTEFMVRFEEDKLKEQPYDEAKFREELSEHGDSLLVVSDDEIVKVHIHAEYPGDVFNLGQRFGSFISLKVENMREQHSKIVEPQQEKPKVKQPFGVVTVAMGTGLADLLKSLGATVVIQGGQTMNPSTQDIANAITEANAENVIVLPNNKNIVMAAEQAAELAEVNVAVVPTKTIPQGMAAMLSYNPENSLTDNKEAMAEASKHVKTGQITYAVRDTQIDGMTIENGHYMGLADGKIKVTNADQLTVIKSLLTDLIDPDEDEIVTVIRGQESSEEEAQAIIAFIEAEFEDVEIEVHQGDQPIYSYIFSVE
- a CDS encoding Asp23/Gls24 family envelope stress response protein, giving the protein MSIELTTADGHVTITNEVIATIAGGAAIECYGIVGMASKKQLRDGIAEILRKENFSRGVIVRQEGEAVHIDMYIIVSYGTKISEVAHNVQSQVKYNLEKTLGLKINSINIYIQGVRVIQD